A genomic segment from Spinacia oleracea cultivar Varoflay chromosome 3, BTI_SOV_V1, whole genome shotgun sequence encodes:
- the LOC110791402 gene encoding probable membrane-associated kinase regulator 1 — protein sequence MGKKIEISRNNNRSKTLPSSPTHSLSSSSSSDFEFRISLSPRKSSATLCPADELFYKGQLLPLHLSPRISMVRTLLLASSSTSSSSDTTTTASRDSSSSNDSTSSSFATDLSLLAAGDPCCDSSRPSSVTEEDNNKINTNNHTTHDYYMKQRLNNNNTNNNVKKSSSSSSKYFSLSRFSNVFKKDPPPPTKTNDGPPSVKKVSSTAKEVIRKYMKKVKPLYDKLSSKQQQQQHLPERRDILPPPETRAVALLETKETPEGSGSGLIITQSFSGNLKCPKMIRRSCVASCPSSMRSSPSHSGVLTRAGLPMRAGLASYGSGSYSSESSTMEELQNAIQGAIAHCKNSMVQSTSSSFNDNIIISNTINGKGVLLVTG from the exons ATGGGGAAGAAAATTGAGATTAGTAGGAATAATAATAGATCAAAAACCCTCCCATCCTCTCCTACACACTCCCTctcctcctcttcctcctccgATTTCGAGTTTCGAATCTCGCTTTCGCCTCGTAAATCATCCGCCACACTTTGTCCCGCCGACGAGCTCTTCTACAAAGGTCAGCTCCTTCCTCTCCATCTCTCCCCTCGGATCTCCATGGTACGGACCCTTCTATTAGCCTCTTCTTCTACCTCCTCCTCTTCCGACACTACTACTACCGCCTCCCGTGACTCCTCCTCCTCCAACGACTCTACCTCCTCGTCGTTTGCTACTGATCTGTCTCTCCTTGCTGCGGGTGACCCTTGTTGCGATTCCTCCCGCCCTAGCTCCGTCACCGAAGAAGACAACAACAAAATCAATACTAATAATCATACTACTCATGATTATTATATGAAACAACgcctcaacaacaacaacaccaacaacaacGTGAAGAAGTCATCGTCGTCATCGTCCAAGTATTTTTCGCTTTCGAGATTCTCTAATGTGTTTAAGAAAGATCCTCCTCCGCCTACTAAGACGAATGACGGACCACCGTCTGTGAAAAAAGTGAGCTCTACGGCTAAGGAGGTGATAAGGAAATACATGAAGAAAGTTAAGCCATTATATGACAAGCTCTCctccaaacaacaacaacagcaacatcTACCAGAAAGGAGAGATATTCTACCACCGCCGGAGACTAGGGCGGTGGCTTTGTTAGAAACAAAAGAAACACCGGAAGGAAGTGGCAGTGGATTAATAATAACTCAGTCATTTTCAGGGAACTTAAAGTGTCCAAAGATGATACGGAGGAGCTGTGTGGCGAGTTGTCCGTCCTCGATGCGTTCATCACCGAGTCACTCGGGGGTGTTAACTCGAGCCGGGTTGCCGATGCGAGCTGGGTTAGCGAGTTACGGAAGCGGATCTTACTCGTCGGAATCATCCACTATGGAGGAGTTGCAAAATGCTATTCAAGGTGCAATTGCTCATTGTAAGAATTCCATGGTTCAAAGCACAAGTTCAAGCTTCAATGACAACATTATCATTAGCAACACCATCAATGGCAAAG GGGTGCTACTAGTTACGGGGTAA